One part of the Chryseobacterium mulctrae genome encodes these proteins:
- a CDS encoding recombinase family protein has protein sequence MQAVYLYIRVSTDEQAVKGYSQRSQLDRLVHYCKDHNLIVTKTIFEDYSAKTFNRPEWNKLFAELKLIKNQSSLILFTYWDRFSRNIMDAYKMLERLQNMKVSIQAIEQQIDFSIPESKIMLAMYWATSEVENDKRSRNVRLGMQKARLEGRWINKAPLGYRNKITSDGKKYIALYEPEAYIIREAFTAIVRQSKYCLTEIYKDALSNGLHCSRSAFYRLVRNPIYCGKIKIPAFEDKAERIVEGAHERLIPVVLFDQVQRIIKGADLNHSKKLTSKRIVNENLIFRGVLQCPNCGNTLTGSGSQGHTKKYYYYHCVGLCSYRVRADLINLSFLSFLKNNRVVEPFLELANSISKEIYGEEHHDYIQKKEEIKKEMEKLIDRGFNAQKLFSNGNIDYDDYILIRSRCQESLKDNTDKLRQQALKIVAEKHTEKGTDYIINHLGEFYENSDTITKQRIIRLFFPEKVKVIEGNIGKMLSESVKTIFGLTASASKIKEIHGQQTEQAIVEFFKELYFLGYEQNLKNI, from the coding sequence ATGCAAGCCGTTTATCTGTACATACGAGTCAGTACTGATGAACAGGCTGTAAAAGGATATTCCCAACGCAGCCAGCTGGATCGACTTGTGCACTATTGTAAAGATCACAATCTCATTGTTACCAAAACTATTTTCGAAGACTATTCTGCGAAAACATTTAACCGGCCAGAATGGAACAAATTGTTCGCTGAACTTAAGCTCATTAAAAATCAATCTTCACTTATTCTCTTTACTTATTGGGATCGATTCAGCCGCAATATTATGGACGCTTACAAGATGTTAGAAAGATTGCAGAATATGAAAGTTTCTATTCAGGCAATTGAACAGCAGATAGACTTCTCAATTCCGGAAAGCAAAATTATGTTGGCAATGTACTGGGCTACTTCTGAAGTAGAAAACGATAAAAGAAGCCGTAATGTACGTTTGGGAATGCAAAAAGCAAGACTGGAAGGAAGATGGATTAACAAAGCTCCTCTAGGATATAGAAATAAAATAACATCTGATGGAAAAAAATATATAGCCCTCTACGAACCGGAAGCATATATTATCCGTGAGGCTTTTACAGCTATAGTGAGACAAAGTAAATATTGTTTAACTGAAATATACAAGGATGCGTTATCAAATGGGCTTCATTGCAGTAGAAGTGCATTTTACCGGCTGGTAAGAAATCCTATTTATTGTGGTAAAATAAAAATTCCGGCATTCGAAGATAAAGCTGAAAGAATTGTTGAGGGTGCTCATGAGCGTCTTATACCTGTCGTTTTATTTGATCAGGTTCAAAGAATAATAAAAGGCGCAGATTTAAACCATTCTAAGAAACTAACTTCAAAAAGGATAGTCAATGAAAATTTAATTTTTAGAGGAGTCCTACAATGTCCTAATTGTGGAAATACGCTTACAGGAAGTGGATCGCAGGGACATACTAAAAAATATTATTATTATCACTGTGTGGGACTCTGTTCATACCGGGTAAGAGCCGACCTTATCAATTTAAGTTTTCTCTCATTTCTTAAGAACAATAGAGTGGTAGAACCATTTTTAGAACTTGCCAATAGTATCTCAAAGGAAATTTACGGTGAAGAACATCATGATTATATTCAGAAAAAAGAGGAGATAAAGAAAGAAATGGAAAAATTGATTGATAGGGGATTCAATGCACAAAAGCTATTTTCAAATGGGAATATTGACTATGATGATTATATACTAATAAGAAGTCGTTGTCAGGAATCTTTAAAAGATAATACTGATAAGTTGAGACAGCAGGCTTTAAAAATAGTGGCTGAAAAACATACAGAAAAGGGAACTGATTACATAATTAACCACTTAGGGGAGTTTTATGAAAATTCAGATACTATAACCAAACAGAGAATTATCAGGTTGTTTTTTCCGGAGAAAGTAAAAGTAATAGAAGGGAATATTGGAAAAATGCTATCAGAAAGTGTTAAGACTATATTTGGATTAACTGCTTCAGCTTCGAAAATAAAAGAAATCCATGGTCAGCAGACAGAGCAAGCAATAGTTGAATTTTTTAAAGAATTATATTTTTTAGGGTATGAACAAAACTTAAAAAATATCTAA
- a CDS encoding DNA repair protein Rad50, whose amino-acid sequence MKDYPRIKRLSTLGIIRHQHFDYEFGPFRTDFVGEGGAGKSMISDLLQLIFVGVRYFHSPTKGSGPREAKTLVLRSEGKGTDMGYAFLSLELKKNQYVIVGIYLESSGAAEMFIVQQGNNFEADTKLATFGQLLGVAEFQRDNSILPINELRDHIIDNFNLTCESWERTQTYHKILFNNDILPLDLSVSNQALHNYARIVQAFSRESLDMDKSVSLQSFLFGDEKEKEFYNRFETTVEELQGDEKQFQDNVAEIDKLKIKQQKLSDLLDLKVLKERLFKDYIEAEYDFLGQQQDGLFKELEELILKYEESTRLLPLLESVLLKKMEEIAQEQPVIEKRVEDALVLTKEWTDKRKKRGDFLRWLDELEISAEQVLAKYDSYQESKDNIRKINELEAQIQKNKISTNLLANYSGKAVLVQIQHSCDLLQQEIEFKNKLRSLNNLDEATSIARWALETDSVLNQRQEGIIRMFQNQDIRVDQPQDKLYRYLPSPEILIHGEIPVYSEDELGFWLNLNGVLEFISKDFEPVFNTGNKDDIKKYFEVQTSNIAKDIQGLEKSLADLSVLYRILEELGDADEYVKAWGAKWELDVQLQSHELFALKKDELVDHFNLANDSEVPAKAMQYENSYKTLKKEESELITLSSNLSQLEKSFIDAISDEQVVGIKSKWRFDSAEQPTVLNDLVDASDNAEFYDDFFGIYKNQEKNYAGSERIKELDRLINELKSKRNDAYGKCPELFVSTYVPKIRQYEEVEQLREDCSAAENKYIVKYNVIAGENLNNNFKRFEDSGDFQALCAEILPPEILSDENILEKDVIEKIGKYLADINLKNKKLNSRKLNKLASIIEDVWLEVSTQLNIARQIRNFLNDDEKIISGGHKATLAEIKDNSLSADWMQIFVEKIKKDAELGSDETLFEQEKGITNELEKYHSLTDKLQQAYYRSGGDRNLKPKIKDLLNPKSYYGLKFSMVNSSGKKNDGSNSQTYSAIALLCIAKLALLDKKSGSKDKDAIRFMAIDEAAGLGKNFDMLYKIAEANDYQIISMSISPHKIDAAKQNIYLLHNSVEDDEVNYDPVPIFGLLENGTV is encoded by the coding sequence ATGAAAGATTATCCGCGAATAAAAAGACTGTCAACATTAGGAATCATCAGGCATCAGCACTTTGACTATGAGTTCGGTCCTTTCAGAACGGATTTTGTCGGGGAAGGGGGCGCAGGTAAAAGTATGATTTCCGATCTACTTCAGCTGATCTTTGTTGGGGTCCGTTATTTCCATTCTCCCACCAAAGGTAGTGGTCCCAGAGAGGCTAAGACTCTGGTGTTACGATCGGAGGGAAAGGGTACTGATATGGGCTATGCATTTTTGAGCCTTGAGCTCAAAAAGAACCAATATGTGATCGTCGGGATATATCTGGAAAGTTCGGGCGCTGCAGAGATGTTCATTGTTCAGCAGGGGAATAATTTTGAAGCCGATACGAAGCTGGCAACGTTTGGCCAGCTGCTCGGTGTTGCTGAATTCCAGCGGGATAATTCCATTTTGCCCATCAATGAATTACGTGACCATATCATTGATAATTTTAACCTGACCTGTGAAAGCTGGGAGAGGACCCAGACCTACCATAAGATTTTATTTAACAATGATATTCTGCCGCTGGATCTTTCGGTAAGTAACCAGGCATTGCATAATTACGCAAGGATTGTTCAGGCTTTTTCGCGGGAATCGCTAGATATGGATAAGAGTGTCAGCTTGCAGTCTTTTCTGTTCGGTGATGAGAAAGAAAAAGAATTTTATAACAGGTTTGAAACCACGGTTGAGGAGCTGCAGGGTGATGAGAAGCAGTTTCAGGATAATGTCGCGGAAATAGATAAGCTTAAAATTAAGCAGCAGAAACTCAGTGATCTGCTCGATCTGAAGGTTTTAAAGGAGCGTCTTTTTAAAGACTATATCGAAGCCGAGTATGATTTCCTGGGCCAGCAACAAGATGGTCTATTTAAGGAGCTCGAAGAATTGATACTAAAATATGAAGAAAGCACCAGGCTCCTTCCACTTCTTGAATCTGTTCTTTTAAAAAAAATGGAGGAAATAGCACAAGAGCAACCTGTAATTGAGAAACGGGTTGAGGATGCTCTTGTTCTAACAAAGGAATGGACCGATAAACGTAAGAAAAGAGGTGATTTCTTGCGCTGGCTGGATGAGCTGGAAATTTCTGCCGAACAGGTTCTGGCCAAATACGACAGCTATCAGGAATCCAAGGATAATATCCGAAAGATAAATGAACTTGAAGCGCAGATTCAAAAGAATAAGATATCAACAAACCTGCTGGCCAATTATTCGGGAAAAGCAGTACTTGTACAGATTCAGCATAGTTGTGACCTATTGCAACAGGAAATCGAATTTAAAAATAAGCTTCGGTCCCTAAACAACCTGGATGAAGCCACTTCTATTGCCAGATGGGCTCTTGAAACAGACAGTGTTTTGAATCAGAGACAGGAGGGAATCATCAGAATGTTCCAGAATCAGGACATCAGGGTCGATCAACCGCAGGATAAGCTGTACAGATATCTTCCGTCGCCGGAGATATTGATTCACGGGGAGATTCCAGTTTATAGCGAAGATGAGCTTGGATTTTGGCTAAATCTCAATGGTGTTCTTGAATTTATTTCAAAAGATTTTGAACCTGTGTTCAATACCGGAAACAAAGATGACATTAAAAAATATTTCGAGGTCCAGACCAGTAACATTGCTAAGGATATACAGGGTTTAGAAAAGAGTTTAGCAGATTTAAGTGTTCTTTACAGGATTCTTGAAGAACTTGGAGATGCCGATGAATATGTTAAAGCCTGGGGGGCAAAGTGGGAGCTGGATGTGCAATTACAGTCTCATGAACTGTTTGCGTTAAAGAAAGATGAGCTTGTCGATCATTTCAATTTGGCGAATGATAGTGAAGTGCCGGCAAAAGCAATGCAGTATGAAAACTCCTACAAAACATTAAAAAAGGAAGAAAGTGAGTTGATAACCTTATCAAGCAATCTATCCCAACTGGAGAAATCTTTCATTGATGCCATATCCGATGAACAAGTTGTAGGCATAAAAAGTAAATGGCGTTTTGATTCTGCAGAGCAGCCTACTGTCCTTAATGATCTGGTCGATGCTTCAGATAATGCGGAGTTTTATGATGATTTTTTCGGGATTTACAAAAATCAGGAGAAGAATTATGCTGGTTCAGAAAGGATTAAAGAATTGGATCGACTGATAAATGAATTAAAGTCGAAGAGGAATGATGCATATGGTAAGTGTCCGGAACTCTTTGTTTCAACCTATGTTCCCAAGATCAGGCAATATGAGGAGGTTGAGCAATTGCGTGAAGATTGTTCTGCAGCAGAAAATAAATATATCGTCAAATATAATGTCATTGCAGGGGAAAATTTAAACAATAATTTCAAAAGATTCGAGGATTCGGGAGATTTTCAGGCTTTGTGTGCAGAGATCTTACCTCCCGAAATTCTAAGTGATGAAAATATTTTGGAAAAAGATGTTATTGAAAAAATAGGAAAGTATCTGGCTGATATAAATTTAAAGAACAAGAAATTGAATTCGCGTAAGCTGAATAAACTGGCTTCGATTATTGAAGATGTCTGGCTTGAAGTCAGTACCCAGTTAAACATCGCACGACAGATTCGGAATTTTCTGAACGATGATGAGAAAATAATCTCCGGCGGTCACAAGGCTACCTTGGCTGAGATAAAAGACAATTCACTTTCAGCCGACTGGATGCAAATCTTTGTTGAGAAGATTAAAAAAGATGCTGAGCTTGGATCTGACGAGACTTTATTTGAACAGGAGAAAGGGATTACAAATGAGCTTGAAAAGTATCACTCTTTAACCGATAAACTTCAGCAGGCCTATTACCGCTCGGGCGGTGACCGAAACCTTAAACCCAAAATAAAAGATCTCTTAAATCCTAAGTCGTATTATGGACTTAAATTTTCAATGGTAAACAGTTCCGGAAAGAAAAATGATGGAAGTAACAGTCAGACGTATTCTGCAATTGCACTTTTGTGTATTGCCAAGTTAGCATTACTTGACAAAAAATCTGGCAGTAAAGACAAGGATGCAATTCGTTTTATGGCCATTGATGAAGCAGCAGGTTTGGGCAAAAACTTTGATATGCTATATAAAATAGCAGAGGCTAATGATTATCAGATTATTTCTATGTCAATATCTCCCCATAAGATAGATGCAGCCAAGCAGAATATCTACCTCCTGCATAATAGTGTGGAGGACGATGAGGTAAATTATGATCCTGTCCCAATATTTGGTCTACTTGAAAACGGAACAGTATGA
- a CDS encoding condensin complex protein MksE: MENVNYQDIMLDFLYDEEAREIFATIDYQLKDGVHFQDSGSQTRYFAYIQRNIKSLVNYYHNFFGVRLSEGGESPDNYFYLDFYGNDRGKISSRHRNILKSEYVIIGFILYKIVYIDNDLLLDSVQRLKEKIRIDYDDYKRGIYYLIAKSKNIGPGNVNDTMLDSTVQSALIEFKKIGWLILEGDEFTVLPAFDRLIKIYEEYIVDIDNTLNELK, encoded by the coding sequence ATGGAAAATGTCAATTATCAGGACATAATGCTCGATTTCCTCTATGATGAGGAAGCACGGGAAATTTTTGCCACAATTGATTATCAACTGAAGGATGGCGTGCATTTTCAGGATAGCGGGAGCCAGACCAGATACTTCGCCTATATACAGCGGAATATAAAAAGTCTTGTGAATTATTACCATAATTTTTTTGGTGTGCGGCTGAGTGAGGGGGGCGAGAGTCCGGACAATTATTTTTATTTGGATTTCTATGGAAATGACCGTGGGAAAATTTCCTCCAGGCACCGTAATATCCTTAAAAGCGAATATGTGATTATCGGCTTTATACTTTATAAAATCGTATATATTGACAATGATTTATTGCTCGACTCTGTCCAGAGACTAAAGGAAAAGATCCGGATCGACTATGATGATTATAAAAGGGGCATTTATTATCTGATCGCAAAATCAAAAAATATCGGTCCCGGCAATGTAAATGACACGATGTTGGATTCCACGGTACAGTCAGCTCTGATCGAGTTCAAAAAGATCGGATGGCTGATTTTAGAAGGCGATGAATTCACCGTGCTACCGGCGTTTGATAGGTTGATAAAGATTTATGAGGAATACATTGTGGATATTGATAATACGTTAAATGAACTGAAATGA
- a CDS encoding alpha-ketoglutarate-dependent dioxygenase AlkB, translated as MYDLFNPLPDDMDKIPSINEGIDLSVIRGLGYIPNFITGAEEKNLLESINREPWLNDLKRRVQHYGYKYDYRARSLNYSMYLGDLPAWVDPVVHKMRRRNLIDQNFDQLIVNEYLPGQGIAGHVDCHPCFGETIFALSLGSTCLMDFINIESKNIVSLLLEPRSLLIMSEEARYKWTHGIAGRKTDVYKGRSFPRKSRVSLTFRKVIF; from the coding sequence ATGTACGATTTATTTAATCCACTACCGGATGATATGGACAAAATCCCATCAATAAATGAAGGGATAGATTTAAGTGTAATCAGAGGACTTGGATATATTCCCAATTTTATCACAGGTGCAGAGGAAAAAAATCTTTTGGAGTCCATTAACAGGGAGCCATGGCTGAATGATTTAAAAAGACGTGTTCAGCACTATGGTTATAAATACGATTATCGTGCGCGCTCGTTGAATTATTCCATGTATCTTGGGGATCTCCCGGCATGGGTAGATCCTGTTGTTCATAAAATGCGGCGCAGAAATTTGATTGATCAGAATTTTGATCAGTTAATTGTTAATGAATATCTCCCAGGACAGGGTATTGCCGGGCACGTTGACTGTCATCCATGTTTTGGAGAGACTATCTTTGCACTCAGTCTAGGGTCAACATGCCTAATGGATTTCATCAATATTGAAAGTAAAAATATAGTTTCACTTCTTTTGGAGCCTAGAAGCCTGTTGATTATGTCTGAGGAAGCCCGTTACAAATGGACACACGGTATCGCCGGGAGAAAGACTGACGTATATAAAGGACGTTCTTTTCCTAGGAAAAGCAGGGTTTCGCTGACTTTTAGGAAAGTTATTTTCTAA
- a CDS encoding class I SAM-dependent methyltransferase, which translates to MILQDFQDTILQLNAQEIIGHISINRASLKLMFINLDVNRGNTDLANQILVLLSTMQLDDQTEGSEEIQFLFKELGFYFKRANILASVMNCSNHIGENIFKNRLRAWMHHRQYRDAESHCRLFGKYLEKLSSAITDGVEDYENDVLRDLYTYHVQTAALLEGKGKIAALHTFEELFEDPDLLQQYPILEIYQQNRQQFTAEIAIEDEVKKIYEPSIFTEALFNNKFLDYLRNHPRTEWHEILLGYDQYTVRKKIINFGQAHFDDLYGHLTSNDIVKLYCYFNMRKHYYSSLYLFDRFNHIARFHGTNGRIKFIDVGCGPATSGIALVDHLYSDSAELVSFDYFGVDYYGSMREEAEYMMQNSAYNDQGTTFYLADLAELGYELLDNANSIYINTCYLFASDSLNENKLAEDVMHIRKSKPDVPCYLLFQNSTDPAKNVKYNNFKRLLRYVEPPIFSTTARVSYNNRRSSMFGPTHEDVYFEILELT; encoded by the coding sequence ATGATTTTGCAGGATTTTCAAGATACAATTCTTCAGCTGAACGCACAGGAGATCATCGGGCACATCTCCATAAACAGAGCTAGTCTGAAGCTGATGTTCATCAACCTTGATGTCAATAGGGGAAATACGGATCTTGCAAATCAGATTCTGGTACTTTTAAGTACCATGCAGCTTGATGATCAGACCGAAGGATCCGAGGAAATACAGTTTTTATTCAAAGAACTGGGTTTTTATTTCAAGAGAGCAAATATACTTGCCTCGGTAATGAACTGTTCGAACCATATTGGTGAAAACATCTTTAAGAATAGACTCAGGGCATGGATGCACCATAGGCAGTATAGAGATGCGGAATCGCATTGTAGGCTTTTTGGGAAGTATCTTGAAAAACTATCATCGGCGATAACTGATGGGGTGGAGGATTACGAAAATGACGTACTACGTGATCTATACACCTATCACGTGCAGACTGCTGCTCTACTTGAGGGAAAAGGCAAAATAGCTGCACTGCATACCTTCGAAGAACTCTTTGAAGATCCTGATTTGCTTCAACAGTATCCTATACTTGAGATCTACCAACAGAACCGCCAGCAGTTTACCGCAGAGATAGCGATCGAAGATGAAGTTAAAAAAATTTATGAGCCTTCTATTTTCACAGAAGCGCTGTTTAACAATAAGTTTCTTGATTATCTCCGTAACCATCCCAGAACGGAATGGCATGAGATTTTGCTGGGCTATGACCAGTATACCGTCAGGAAAAAGATCATTAATTTTGGGCAGGCACATTTTGATGATTTATATGGCCATCTGACCAGTAATGATATTGTTAAACTTTACTGTTATTTTAATATGCGCAAACATTACTACTCCTCCTTGTATTTGTTTGACCGTTTCAACCATATAGCTCGATTTCATGGGACAAACGGCAGGATTAAGTTTATTGATGTAGGCTGTGGTCCGGCTACTTCGGGCATAGCACTGGTAGACCATCTCTATTCGGATAGTGCTGAACTTGTTTCTTTTGACTATTTTGGTGTCGATTATTATGGGTCGATGCGTGAGGAGGCTGAATACATGATGCAGAACAGCGCATATAACGATCAGGGTACGACGTTTTATCTTGCCGATCTTGCAGAACTGGGCTATGAGCTGCTAGACAACGCAAATAGCATTTATATAAATACCTGTTACCTGTTTGCAAGCGACAGTCTTAATGAGAATAAACTAGCAGAGGATGTGATGCACATTAGAAAATCTAAGCCTGATGTACCTTGTTACCTTCTGTTCCAGAACAGCACGGACCCTGCTAAAAATGTGAAATATAACAATTTTAAACGACTGCTGAGATATGTGGAGCCTCCCATATTTTCGACTACTGCAAGGGTCAGTTACAATAACAGAAGGAGCAGCATGTTTGGTCCGACACACGAGGATGTATACTTTGAAATTTTAGAATTAACTTAA
- a CDS encoding 3'-5' exonuclease, whose amino-acid sequence MLVTGGPGSGKTVVTIFRFLRAIGEEQEIMLFTFNRTLIYTIRGMLKASAEELFGELNEDQIDDIVKNRLSTFYQWHKDNVAYFNEDEDSDVMGENFRRYIRKKRSQQKFDELFYDEGQDLPGNVYNNTFDLSEVVTVGADRAQNYREFYPPDEVEDIILDNLRKQFRADQQYLGGNYRNTRQIFDLAKNFVPDDLRVQDIDSSELSPGNRPEIRIGLSHGKQMDLIIEIIENNPNSNIGILVHFGNEVETIKNELISNGYRCDEDAPVEKSFSYYYNEMSAADEEVLKRKFRTPFITTYESCKGLEFDIVIMALFELSNKAMITKNRSDRFYATRSHYYVAVTRARNDIFILCNRKPDVLDFYNENAQQDILEGL is encoded by the coding sequence GTGTTGGTAACGGGAGGACCGGGCAGCGGTAAGACAGTTGTTACCATTTTTAGGTTTTTAAGGGCTATCGGTGAGGAGCAGGAGATTATGCTTTTTACCTTTAACCGGACACTGATCTATACGATAAGAGGAATGTTAAAAGCAAGTGCCGAGGAACTTTTTGGTGAGCTTAATGAAGATCAGATTGATGATATTGTCAAAAATAGGCTGTCAACATTTTATCAGTGGCATAAGGACAACGTCGCTTATTTCAATGAAGATGAAGACAGCGATGTTATGGGTGAGAATTTTCGGAGGTATATCCGAAAAAAACGTAGTCAGCAAAAGTTTGATGAACTATTTTATGATGAGGGTCAGGATCTTCCGGGCAATGTTTACAATAATACTTTTGACCTGTCAGAAGTAGTAACGGTAGGAGCTGACAGGGCGCAGAATTATAGAGAATTTTATCCACCTGACGAGGTAGAAGACATCATTCTGGACAACCTGCGAAAGCAGTTTAGAGCTGACCAGCAATATCTTGGCGGAAACTACAGAAATACGAGACAGATATTTGATCTGGCGAAGAATTTTGTACCAGATGATCTCCGTGTTCAGGATATAGATTCTTCGGAACTGTCACCTGGTAACCGACCTGAGATCAGAATCGGACTTTCCCATGGGAAGCAGATGGATTTAATTATAGAAATTATTGAAAATAATCCAAACAGTAACATCGGAATCTTAGTTCACTTCGGAAACGAAGTGGAGACCATAAAAAATGAACTAATATCCAATGGCTACAGATGTGATGAAGACGCCCCGGTAGAAAAGTCCTTTTCGTATTATTATAACGAGATGAGTGCTGCGGATGAGGAAGTTTTAAAGCGAAAATTCCGGACACCTTTCATAACGACCTATGAATCATGTAAAGGTCTAGAATTTGATATCGTGATCATGGCTTTATTTGAGCTTTCCAACAAAGCAATGATAACTAAGAACAGAAGCGACAGATTTTATGCCACAAGAAGTCATTATTATGTTGCGGTGACAAGGGCCAGAAATGATATTTTCATTTTATGCAACAGAAAGCCAGATGTACTGGATTTTTATAATGAAAATGCCCAGCAGGATATCCTGGAGGGTTTATAG